The Apium graveolens cultivar Ventura chromosome 3, ASM990537v1, whole genome shotgun sequence sequence AAATTCCCCGAGAAATTAGCTCATTATTATTCGGCTTTTCCGGAATTCAAGATGGACTTCAACAATTACATTTATAAATCTCTCACCGAATGTGTTTTTGAAGCTAGATGGGCGTCGTTTGTGGAAAAATATCACTTGCAAGATCATAAATGGTTAAATGGGTTATATGAGTTGAAGCATAAGTGGATTCCTGCATATACTAGAAACAAATTTTCGGCGTTTCAAAATAGTACATCGAGGAGTGAGGGGATGAATTCTTTCTTTGATAAGTATGTGAGTTCGGCAACGGGTTTGAAGGAATTCATTGAAAATGCCCAAAAAGCATTGGCAAGGCAATTCATGAGGGAGAAGGAAGAAGATTATGTCACCATTAATCTAAAACGTCCCATGAAATTACATACCATATTGGAGTATCATGCTTCTTGTATCTACACTAAGGAAATGTTTAGAAGATTTCAAGATGAATTGGTTGAGTCTTCAAAATACTTTGTTGAAAAAGACCGACGAGCTAGTGAAGAATGGGAGGGAATGGGGGATGTTTATACGTACTATAGTTGTTATAGGCCCATGTCCGAGCCTACGAGAAGAAATGTTTATTTTGTGGCATTCGAGAAAGCAAGCTCTTTGGGAATGTGTACGTGTAGAATGCTTGAACATTCGGGGCTACCTTGTAGACACCTATTGGTGGTCTTCACTAAGAAACGGGTTTCGGAAATTCCCCCGTATTACATAAATCGGAGGTGGACAATGCATGCCAATAGAGTTGATGATGTGTTGCCTTATAATTTGGATGTTGGACAAAGTCATGAGATGACCTCAACCGATCGATTTAATAGCATGACAATGTTAACCATGAGTTTTTGTCAAAGTAGCATTGCATCCAAGGAATGGTATGATTATGTCATTGGAGTGATGAATCGAGAAATACCAATTCTTGAAAGAATGAGCGTTAATGGAATTAAATCTTACGAAAGCAATTCGCAAGCTCCAAATGCAAGTGCTCATGAAGAAACAATTCTTGACCCTATTATGTCCCAAACTAAAGGGAGGAAGAAGGACGTTCGTTTCAAAAGTCCAATAGAATCGATTGGTAAAAAGGAGAAGCCGCCAAGAAGGTGCACTTATTGTCAAATGGAAGGCCATGATAAAAGGAAGTGTGCTAGTAGACTAGAAGATCTTAAAAATGTTCAAGAATCGCAATATAATTAGTAGTGTAGCATTTTGTAACCGAATGTTGTAATCTTTTAATGGATTTGAATTTTAAGTGTTTAACATTGCTTTCTTTTTTGTTATGTTTTATTGTCATATAATTCCCAattattgtcatataattgtgTTTTATTGTGATAGGTAACATGACTAGCGAGTATAGTGGTGACAACAACTCCGATCATAGTTGTGATTTGGTTTCCCACGTTAGCAACACATTCTCGGGGTCCCTACCAAGTGACTCGTGGTATGAGGACAATGACGAGGAAGATGTGGTCTCACCAACCTTTAGTGAGATGGAAGATGCATGTGCCGAGTTGATGCCCCTTGTGGACAATGATGAGCCGCCCCATGTGGAGGAAGAGGAAACGGACTTGTACCCACCCGATGAGGAGGCTTATAGGGCCAAAAATTGGATCGAGGCATGCAATTGGATGGAGGGCACTGAACCGTGGAGATTGGTGAACTCTCATCCGGATCCGTACTTCCTTCCGATCTTGAATTTGGGCAACAACACGCCCGATGGAAAATTGAAAAAATCCGGATGGAATGGCGGTAAGCTTGTCAAATGTGATCGAATTGTCGATATTGTAAACTTGAGGCCTCGTGAGGGTTGTAATATGGACCAAATATGCATCGAATATGTGAAGGGTTGGGTTTCACACCTACCGGAAGGGACGGAGAGGGAAGGGGGACATGTTTTGTAAGATTTCATCTCTACGATGGCTCGAATACGATTCCCGTTACCATTTGGAACAACTCCAACCCTTACCCGTGGAAACTTACGGAAGGCCATATCCGTGATGGTTGTGTACTTATTCTCTACCATATTGCATGCTTCGTGGATACTACGCAAGGAGTTGCTCAACACCGGTTATCCGGTGGTCTTTCTAATATACTAGGTATTTTTGATTAGGGCCaatatatttcataaaatttagTGGATTGTATTGATCGTGTAATTTTCATTCGAACCTATGTATTTTCATTGaattttatatgaatttatatgaatttTATATAAATCCAAGTATGAAATTTGAGATTGAAAGTGTACCTATAAATTTGAGAttgaaaattaaaatttacaTGTCGAACTATAAATTAGAAATTGTTATGAAATGTATTGAAAAGTTTTTTCTAACATTTGGACAAAATATTGACTTTTGTTGACTTTTTAaggaattttaaatattatttaaaaattgaaaaaattatattttttttttgaaaatcactCATTACCATATTTTAAGACTTTTGAGAGTGGTTTAGATTATTGGAAGTTAGTTTAGGACTAACTTCCAAAAATTAAGCAATTTCAACAGAAGGTTTGCATGCATGCCTCTGTTTCTGCTCTGTTTTTTGGAAAAAAACCAAAGGGACGGACCGCGGAAAATTTCCGCGGTTGGGCGGGGTTTTTTTTTAATGCAGACTGTATACAGATAGCCAACCTGCACAAATTCACAAAAATTGCCAACAAAATGCAGCATAATTCACCACCTATAATCCTCCAAATTCACCAAAATTGGCAACAAAAATCCCACACACCTATAATCCTCCAAAATCAAGCATAATTCACCAAAATAATCCTCCAACATCCAAAACAATCCAAAATCCACAAAATCCACcaaaattaaatcaaataaaaccgataatataaaatcaaatgaaatccAAGTACGTAAACCGATAATATAAAATCAATAGAAATGCAACTACATAATTCGACAACCTAAAATGAAATGAAATCCAATTATATAATCTGGCAACCAAAAATCAAATGAAATTCAACTACGAAGCTTCGTGTCGCCTACGCATACGAATCCCGGGAATCCCCATTGCCTTCCCTAGCTGAAGCTTCCTGGCTATCCGATACCTAAAGGTGTCCACCTCCTCCTGCGACCAATTCGGTACCTCGGCTAAGTCATATCCTTGTGTGAAGTAGTCCATGTACTTCATCACATAAACACCACAATCATTAGAGTTTCATTGCTTTGGCCTGGACGGTAGAGCTAGGACCTCGGCTGAAGTAGGGTCACGCCCCTCGACTAGGTGTACCATATGCAATAGCCTCGGCAACAACCATGACTGCAATGAAATTATGATCTGAGAATGAATATAATATAAAATTGGTGAGGACTATATAGAAGACAGTAATAGTAGAGGAACATACCACCACTCGTATATCATCACGATAATCCGGCTCCTCATTCATTGAAGCTATGATAAGACCTTCAAATCGTCTAGTACCGAACATGAACAAAACCCAATGCACATCTCCGACACAACATGGGATGAATATGTAGTCCGCCTCGAGAACAGAAGGACCAACAGTAGCACTAGAAAAACCAGTAAAACTACGTAATGCTTTATTCCATGCCCTCTGAAATGTATCTCCACCGACCCTCGATGCTTTTCTGATTTTCTTCACATATCCTTTCCCAAGAACCATGAAGTAGGGATCCATGAAATAATAGACGGGTTTCCTCTCCCATATACCTCTAGTGTGAATCTCCTCCTCCCGAGTCCTTAGCAATCCCTGAAAATATATATGAATGCAACAAGTAAAATAAATGCAACAAGTAAAATTAATGCAACAAGTAAAAGGAATGCAACAACTAAAATGAATGCAAAAACTAAAATATATTAGACAACTAAAATATATTAGACAACTAAAATGTATTAGACAACTAAAATGTATTAGCAACGAGTTACGAACAATACCATATAAGTGTATATGATCCTGTCATCAACCCATGTTCCTGGAGCCAGACTCTGCATAGCTGATGCATGGACGTGATAGTCCTGAACACTAAGACCACCGGGATTCCTCGGCGCCATCCCAAAGCCCCATCCCCAATCTGAATATATAGCATTCTTCTTTGTCATGCTGAGACTCTTAGTGATACTCCACTTCTCCTCTTTCATCTTGCGGGATGTAAGCTTCGCGGGCCTACTAGATGAGGCAATAGCCTGGGGTGGCTGAGACACATGCTGGGATGGTTCTGTCATGTCAACGACATCCTGGGCAGGAATGGCTGGAATGTCAAAGTCGTCATCCAAAGGTGCAATGAAATCTGATTTTATGTTCTAAAATGTGGGAGGTCTGTAGGCGGGTCCTTTGATCTTCTTCATCAACCGAGAGAATGGTGTGAGGAAGGTAGCAGAAATCCTCCCAAACTCCTCCACAAACTCAGGAGGAACCCTAGCATCCAGCTGCTTCAACATATTAATCCCGGCAACCATCTACAAACAAAAACAAGCAAACATTTTTTCATTAATTCCACAAAGATATCATATCATCAAGATGAAATACGTGTGAATGCAAATTTTGTAGTGTGTGGGGATGTAATGTGAAATATGCATATTTGCAAAACACTTACAACTTCATAGCCCTCGAGGCTATCATACAACTCCCTCGTCTTGTACTGTTGCTGAGGCTGTGGATCGGGCTTCCCTATACGCATACGAGATATATCAGCATACGACGCCATGTAATTAGCCTTCGAAGCTATGTCTACCGAGTCATCAACAAGGCCATCCAAATCTGAACAAAACCTGGCCCATTTGCCAATATCAATAAACCACCGCACCAGTCAATCCTCCCCTGCAAACGTGGCATCCTTAGCCCCCTGTAACCAACCATGTTCACCGGTGCCCGTGGAATCCGGGGACTAGAACCAAACTGTCTCGACACCCTATCCGGATGCTGCCACTCGACCACATCATAACATACAAGGGGAACTCGACCGCACCCAGCTAACTGTGCCTGTATCATCTCGCTGTCCATAACATCCTCGAACCTAGCATACGGCCTCCAGACTACCTCATCACCAGCAACACCATCAAACTCACCCCTATAAAATGGTAAGCTGTGGTGAGGGCCTGACATCCTGCGCTTCTTCGAAACCCCGACATGAGTATCACTAGCATAGGCCCATCCCTCAGCAACCGGATAATCCTCCTGACCGGGAGATCGTAAAGGCACGCCAATACGAGGAAATCTCTCGTAAGACCAAATCTGTAACACCCAGACACAACAAGAAATGCTCTTGCTGCCCTTCCTTGCAGCAATTTCCAAACCCCGGTATATATGAGCTAACACAGCGGCACCCCAAGCATAATAAGGAATCTCCCACATATTAATCAATGGGTGCATATACCGAACATGAACAAAAGAGCGGTTGATGCTAGGGAAGAGGATACAACCCATAATGAATAGCAGATACGCCTTGGTATGTACAACCGTGGCCCTCATATTGTTCTTCTCAGGCTTCTGTGCACCATATCTCTCAAACAACCACCCCAGCTTGATGTTATTCTGAAACAAAGCCTCTTTCACCTCTTCCTCGGTCAAAGGCTCGAACCAATTATTAGCAAAATACGCCGCCTTGTTCTCTATCACCCCACAAGTCAGCGCATCCCCCTGAACTGGCACCCCTAAAATAAACCCTACATCCTCCAATATAACAGTCATCTCCCTCTGCCTCGTGAAGAAAGTTTTGGTCTCAGGTCTCCAACGCTCCACCAAAGCAGATATCAACCGAGTGTCAGTAGCCAAGACAACAGCAGGGTCTGCAAAAATCCCAAACCCAAGCACGTGTAGCAATTCCCGCTGTGGTCTCCTTAACTTCCACAAGTGCAATGACTTGTTCCCCGAATAGCTCTGCAACTCATCTCTCCCTGCACCATCCCAAACATCCTCACTGGCGTGATACCGATTGTCCCAAATAACATTATGCGCGTTAGGACTCGGCAACATATTCCCGAAATCACCAAAATTATCCATACCTAAAAATATTGTCAACAAAATTCATCAATCACCACAATAAAAACACCACAACATACACAATAAAAACAATCACCACATATATAAACACCAAGTTCACAATACATTCGAAATAACTACCCATTATTTGCAACAAAATCATATGTTAATTGCATCCATACTTTTACACTAACATAACTCGAATTTAACACTAAATTTATCATTATCAATTcgaattataaataaattaaattaaaattcaaaGTATAAATAAATTAAGGGTTAATAATTCGATTCATCCTAAAAATTGTCCTAAAATTTCGAATTTACTATTTAGCACTAAAATTATCACGAATAATCCTAAAATTAATCCTATATATTCGAATTATCACTAAAATTGTATTGTAACACTAAAATTcgaattataaataaaataagggTTAATAATTCGAATTATCCTAAATATTATCCTAAGAAATGGATTTTACTATTTAGCACTAAAATTATCACGAATAATCCTAAATTTATTCCTAAATATTCGAATTATCACTAAATTGTCATGAATAATCCTAAATTTATTCCTAAATATTCGAATTAACACTAatattcgaattaaaattaaaaattcgaatttaatacactaaattaattctaaattaacaCTAATTTATCCTAAAAATCTACTAATATTCGAATTATAATTAAAATTCTACTTTAATACgcaattattaaaaatttgaattaaaattgtaaattcgaattaaaataataaattcgATTATTAAAATTTCGAATgaaaattataaattcgaattaacattaaaaattcgaatttaatacactaaattaattctaaattaacaCTAATTTATCCTAAAAATCGAATTAAATCATGTCCAAATTATGAACCCTAGAAATTCTACAATTTTGAATTTAATCATAGTACAATTCATATGTTAATTCATACATTATTTAACCCTAAAATTTTGAATTACATACACAAAATAAGATCTACAACAAAAGAAAAACATAAGTTTATATCAATAAAACTGTAAATAACATAAAGTAATCGATTATATACCTTAATAACggaaaaggagaatgatttaaggTTGGGTTGCTGTGATTTTtgcttgtgctgggtctgctggctgtgtgtttgtgtttgtgtttgcaGGCTGCGGCTGTGTGTGTTTATGTATATAAGTTTGAGAGAGACTGTGTTTGTCAAGAACTAGGTAAACAAAAAACGCTACCAACCGCTGAAAATTTCCGCGGTCCGTGCAGAGGGGTATTTTAGTAATTATCCCGGACCGCTGAAAATTTCCGCGGTCCCTTTGCTGTTGTTTTAATTACCAGCCGTTAGATCCACCATCCAACGGTGGAAAAACTGTTTGTTGTATACCGGTCTACAACAAATGTTTGTTGTAGATAGGGGTGAGCATTCGGTTCGGTTAACCGAATACcaaaccgaaataattcggttcggttaccgaaccgaaataattcggttttTAATTCGGTTCTGATTTTTTATGTTATTCGGTATTTCGGTTTTTTCGGTTTTTTTACGGAAATACCCGAATTACCGAAATTaacaaaatataataatatatatatatattttaatatatacataaatatatttatttataaattacttatttttacctagctcctttcttttttttttcactTGAATTATCAATTCTCAGTTCCCAACTTCACTTTTCCTCTctttttatttgttatatttaaTTGTTATTTGCCTAATTTAGATTTTAATGTATTTAGTTTTCATGATCTTCAATTTAGttgctaaaataaaaaaataaactaaCTAATTAGAAGTACTTTTATTGTAATCAGGACACCACACCATAATATTCAGGTGCATGAAAGTGGAGCTAAGAGTATAAGTTAACTGTTGTACGATCATTAATCTTTTttgtaatttattaaatattttattattaaaattttaaaaaaaattcttaatTCGGTTTTTTAATTCGATTTTCGGATTTAACCGAAataattatttcggttcggtaaATAACCGAAATTATTTCGGTTCACTATTCGGTTCTGATTTTTACCCTTATTCGGTATTCGGTAACCGAATTATATTTCGGTTCGGTTACCGAATAACCGAATACTCACCCTTAGTTGTAGACCGGTCCCCTTGAAGGATTACTAACGAAAGAAAAAGATTGTCAAAAAAGATGGTTCAGAGTTTACTGTTAGTTGTAAGTACGAGAGATTAGGGGAATTCTGTTTTTTCTGTGGCATGGTCACACATACAGATCGTTACTGCAGGAAAGCTATTGTCAATGAAGGTGAGGAGGTGATCAAGGAATGGGGGAGTTGGCTGAGAGCTCCACCACACAGGGCGGCGGGGCAGGTTCAAAGTAAATGGCTCAGGGATGAAGAGGATGACACGTGGGAGGACAGGATTGGTGGTTTGAATAATTTCCAGGATTACCCGGgtgaaaaattttcaaaaaaaaggCAAAGAGATAAGGAAGGAGAGGGATTGTAGGGATTTGGTTGGTAACGGGCCTAGGAATTTCAGCAGTACAACAAACTCAATCAAGGGTGCTGATTTACAGGGATTTTCAACAACATCAAATATGCTGTATTTATTGAATGAGGAGGATAATGTGGGACTACAACTGGAGGAATGTAAAAGACGGAGGAGTGAGTTGGAAGTAGTTGACAGTATGGATATTGGATTGGGCCATCAAATTACTGGGCCAACAGGGGACAACAATCAATTGGGCCATCAAATTTCTGGGCCAACAGGGGACAAAAATCAAAAAGAAGCTGCTATTTCTGCTGGGGATTTTGCAGCATCTTCAAAAAATATATCGGCTGAGCTTGCACTACAAGCCAGCCGTTCGTAATGAATCTTATAAGTTGGAACTGTCGAGGGTTGGGCAGACCTCGCACAGTTCGTGTTCTCAGAGATTTATTAAAGTCTCACAAGCCTGATTTACTGTTTTTGTCTGAAACTCTAGTAGAAGGAAATAAAATTGAAGTTTTAGCTTCAACTCTTggttttattaatttttattatgtTGATAGGCAAGGTAGAGGAGGTGGGTTGGCAGTGTTTTGGAAGCAAAATGTTCTGGGTGATGTGGTTGCTTCTTCTCAAAATCATATAGACATGGTCATTAGAGAAAATCAGAATGCTTCTTGAAGGTTGACTTGCTTCTATGGATTCCCAGAACGAGAAAGGCGACAAGCTTCTTGGGATTTTCTAAGAAAGTTGGCTTTAGGTTCTAATCTCCCTTGGTGCATTTTTGGGGACTTTAACGACCTTTTGTATAGCCCGGATAAAAAGGGGAAACATCCTCACCCTCAAAATCTAATGAATGGCTTCAGAAGTGCAATAGAAGATAGTGTTTTAACTGAGATTGATCTCAAAGGTGGAGGTTACACTTGGGAGAAGAGCAAGGGCACAAAAGATTGGGTCCAAGAAAGGCTGGATAGAGCGTTCGCTACTGACTCCTGGTGGCATAGGTTTCCTTTGTGTACTCTTTCAGTTTCGCATGTCGTGGCCTCGGATCATGACCCTATAAAGCTTGAGCTGGTAAACacttatttttctaaaaatcagttTCGTTTCAAATTTGAGAATACTTGGTTGAAAGAAGCAAGTTTCCACAAGGAAGTGACAAGATTTTTGCAAAATCTGCCTGCTATTCATCTACTTCCTAAATTAATTTCGGTCTCTTCTTTTATGGCGAAGTGGGGTAGAACTTTTTTTCATAAGTTCAGGGAGAAAGTAATAAAGCAGAAAGAGATTATCGAGGGGCTTAAAGACAGAGAGGATGATGATGGGGTACAAATGTatttcgatgagaaagaaaaacTGGAAGAGCTTCTGTTGTATGAAGAGTCTTACTGGAGACAAAGAGCAAAGGCATTTTGGTTAGAAGGTGGAGATACGAATTCAAGATTCTTCCATGCTGCAGCATCTAGCAGGAAGAAAGCTAATCACATAGCAGCTTTACGAGCAGATGATGGGACTTTAGTGTCAAACCACGAGGACTTATGTAGGCTTCTTAAAGAATACTATGTTAAGGTTTTTGTTGGCACAGATCGGAGAGTTAATTTTCCAAGGTCTCATATTGGGGAGAGCATATCGAGTGAGCAAAATGATATGCTTACTTCTAGCCTTACATTTGAGGAATTTACAGAAGCAGTCAAAAGCATGCACCCAGACAAAGCCATTGGCCCGGATGGTTTAAACCCAGCCTTTTTTCAACATTTCTGGAAGATTTTAGGGAAGGAGGTTTTTAAATGCTGTGAAGAATGGTTAACGGAGTGCAGTTTTCCAACTGATGTGAATGATACAACATTGATTTTAATTCCTAAAAAGGATAATGTGGAGGAGATTAAAGATCGTCGCCCCATTGCTCTTTGTAATGTGCTTTACAAAATCGTTGCTAAGGTGTTAGCAAATAGACTTCAAAAAATTTTACCAGATGTTATTTCTGAGGAGCAGTCTGCTTTCGTTCTAGGGCGGAACATAACAGAGAACGTTCTGGTAGCCTTTGAGTTGCTTCACTACATGAAACGGAAGAATGGTGGCCAGGAAGGGGAAGTTGCACTTAAGCTTGATATTAGCAAAGCATATGATCGTGTCAACTGGGTTATTTGCAAAACAGAATGAGCATTATGGGTTTCTCAGACAGGTGGATTAAGTGGGTAATGTTATGTGTGACAACGGTTTCGTATTCCATATCTTTTCAAGGTTCATCGATTGGACCTACCATTCCTAAAAGAGGGCTCAGGCAAGGTGACCCGTTGTTACCCTACCTATTTTTATTGTGCGTAGAGGGGTTGTCTTTGTCATTAAAAACTGCAGCTCAAGAGGGGAGAATCAGTGGTTGTTGTATTAGTAGTCCAGCACCTTCAGTTACTCACCTTTTATTCGCAGATGATTGCTTTCTTTTCTTTAAGGCAACAGCAGAGGAATCAATCTCAGTCAAAGAGGTGTTGAACTCTTATGAAGCATTCTCTGGCCAAGCAGTAAACTATCAAAAATCAGCAGTTTTCTTTAGTTCAAACGTTCGAAGAGATAAGCAAATGGAGATTAAGCGAATCTTGGGTGTGTTCAATGATATTGGAGATAGTAAATATTTGGGCCTACCATCTCTGATTGGTAGGTCGAAGAAGTCAGTTTTCAGATACTTGAAAGAGAAGGTTTCTCAGAGAATTCAAGGGTGGAGTTCAAAATTGCTGTCTAGGGCAGGAAAGGCAGTAATGATTAGGAACGTGGCCCAAACAATCCCCTCTTATACAATGTCTTGTTTTCTGATTCCTAAAACATTGTGTCAAGAAATCGAGAAGATGATGAATGCTTTTTGGTGGCGTTCTAACTCTTCAACTCGGAAAGGAGTACACTGGTTAGCATGGAATAGAATGAGTTTGTCGAAAAAGAATGGAGGCCTTGGGTTTAGAGACCTTCACGGTTTTAATTTGGCTTTGTTAGGCAAACAGTGCTGGAATTTTATTACTAAACCTGAAGCTTTGGTGTCAAGGATTTTAAAGGCACGATATTATCCTCATTGTGATTTCTTGCAGGCAACCAGAACAGGTGGTTCAAGCTATACTTGGTCAGGCATTTGGGAAGCTAAAGAGGAAATTAAGAGCGGTTTGAGATGGGTATTAGGGGATGGACAGAGAATTAATATCAGTAAGGACAGGTGGTTGAGAGGGAAAGATGATTTTTGTGTAAACCTGGGGACTACCAGTGTTGAAGCTCAGGATCTCAAGGTGTGTGAGTTCTTTAAGGAAGAAAAATCGTGGGATGAAAGTAAAGTCAGAAGAAATTTCTCTAATGAGGATACAAATGTTATTCTAAGTACTCGTATTCCACAAAATTGTACCAAAGACAGGTTAGCCTGGGTCCACTCTATAGATGGACGGTACACAGTGAAAACAGGTTACCAGCAGTGGTATCAAAATCATGGTGGAGAAAGTGGGGTGATTCAGTCGACAGGTTGGAATAAAATATGGAACCTTGAAGTCCCTCATAAAGTCAGAATATTTCTATGGAGATTCTGTCGTAATAACATTTATGTTCGTAATCTCCTTAGAGGTAAAGGTGTAAGAGTTCCTATTGGATGTGAGATGTGCGTGGGCGAGGTGGAGCATCTCAGGCACTTATTTTTCGAATGTAGCTTTGCCAAGGAGTGCTGGCAAAATATGGGAATTAATAGTGAGATGTGGGATATAGAAAATGCTTCTGAGTGGTTGCTTAACAGGCTGAGTATGGAAACAAAAGACTGGTTAGTGAAGGTGGCTGCAGTTCTTTGGGGGGTCTGGTTTTCCAGGAATAAACGAATTTTTGAAGGTAAGAAGATGACGCCTGCAGCAGTTATGAGATGGAGTAGAAATCAAATTGTAGATTGGTGTCAGGTGAACAAAAGGAAAGCAAGGTGCGTAACAGGCCCAGGAGATAGTGTTCAACAACAGAATCAGAAATGGCAACTTCCTAATGTAGGTTCTGTTAAGATCAACGTTGATGCTTCAGTTGTCCCAGATGAGAATTCATTTGCTATAGGCATGGTTTTAAGGAACTGCCAGGGACATTACATCAATGGTAAGACTATGCGATTTGCAGGTCGAGTTTCAGTGCTAGAAGCAGAAATAACAGGTATCTTGGAAGCGCTCTTATGGGCAGAGACATTGCAGACTGAAACCATCTCAATTGAATGTGACTCGCAGCTAGGTGTCCATGCAGTTAACAAGAAGCATTCTAATCTTTTGGAGCAGGGTGATATGGTTGAGCAATGCAAAACGATTCTTCAGCGTAAGAGTGGTTTTTCTGTTGAGTATGTTAGAAAGCGAGCTAACAAGGCGGCTCATAGTTTGGCTAGGATTCCTTGTGAGCTTAATAGCTTCATTATTAGTTCGTCTCCTCCTCTGTTTTTGTTGGAGACACTCCTGTCAGATATTTCGATGATTTAATGAGAATTAcctttattaaaaaaaaaaaagttGCTGCTTAAGAACACTTGCACTAAACCTTACTTAAAATTCGATATTCTGTAAAGTATCGGGAACATATTTAACAAAGGTCAATCTTCATTTCAATGATCTTCCATATATTTCCCAATTTTAATGTCCCACTTGAAGCAGTCAGCTCCTACCAGATCATTAGAAACTAGATCTTCCTTGATACTAATTATATTTTTTACTATGTGCCAGCCACCTCCTTTCCACTTCGCATTTGACATATTCCTTCTCCAATTTAGTCCTTATCTTCGCGCTAATCCTATTACATAGAGCATCACACTCACCATACGCTCTCCACCACCATTTTTCCAACAAGGCCACATTTTTAACTCTGAGTTGTGGAAGCTCGAGTCCCCATTCATCTTTGGGTTTGCAGACCAAGTTCCAATTTAGTAAATGCATTTTACTCTTCATTTTAGAAGAACTTCCCCATAGAAAAATACTTCTTCTAGCTTCTATTTTCCCTGACACCGTAGTAGGAATCTTGAAAAGATTGAACCAAAAAGACGGTAAACTATGGATAGAGGCTTTCAAAGGGACCAAACTAACTGCTATCGACAAATTTTCCGAGCACCAATCCTGCAATCTGAAGTAGAGATTACCACTTCTATGCCCAGATAAACTGAATAAGTCTATTTTAGTTTAAATTAAATAAGTCTATTTTGTTACTAAACATTATCGATAATATAAATAAGTTTGAGGAA is a genomic window containing:
- the LOC141714613 gene encoding protein FAR1-RELATED SEQUENCE 5-like; translated protein: MADKLFTRMFRHKRQNEKKESIDHSLHLDDLNTSEEPKTPVYVEDDDFVDRNEEFINLDDDLVDVEDENDENEVENEVENDSDNVEGEEEDEDDNVEDANLAYALRNGFAIKIQASHRNKDNEIYGRLYVCRLYGKSVVVESSQNKRRREVLPKSECKVRMYVNYQKKKCHWEVTSLELVHNHGLVSPSKMNLVQRERHVNTATRSLIKTLYGSGVRNCQVMNVIGNIHGGNDKVGFNVQHVRNVLRDERKKRFEISDAQAGLDLLHRLNEESGSKYFIRTEVDEENRLKCLVWIDPRCIMAYQNFGDVMAFDTTYRTNRYAMPFVPFTGVNHHYQSVIFGFTLMRDEHASTFEWILRTWLEGVGNNLPLTIITDQDQAMESAIAVVLPNTTHLLCSWHISQKFPEKLAHYYSAFPEFKMDFNNYIYKSLTECVFEARWASFVEKYHLQDHKWLNGLYELKHKWIPAYTRNKFSAFQNSTSRSEGMNSFFDKYVSSATGLKEFIENAQKALARQFMREKEEDYVTINLKRPMKLHTILEYHASCIYTKEMFRRFQDELVESSKYFVEKDRRASEEWEGMGDVYTYYSCYRPMSEPTRRNVYFVAFEKASSLGMCTCRMLEHSGLPCRHLLVVFTKKRVSEIPPYYINRRWTMHANRVDDVLPYNLDVGQSHEMTSTDRFNSMTMLTMSFCQSSIASKEWYDYVIGVMNREIPILERMSVNGIKSYESNSQAPNASAHEETILDPIMSQTKGRKKDVRFKSPIESIGKKEKPPRRCTYCQMEGHDKRKCASRLEDLKNVQESQYN